The genomic DNA AAGTATATGTGCATGCATATGTTGTGTGTGAAttgaatatgtatgtatgtatatatatatatatatatatgaaaatgagGCTGTATATATGTGTAGGTGTTCTTGCATGCTGTAATggcaaagaagagaaaaatgcAGGTGAGATGCGGCGATATGGAATGGTGGATGAGGCGGCGACAGTTGCCGTCTCAACTGAGACAAAGAGTCCGCCATTTTGAGCACCAAAGATGGGCTGCCATGGGAGGAGAAGATGACGAGTCCGAATTTATCAGAGACTTGCCGGAAGGCCTCCGGCGAGATATCCGCCGGTACCTCTGCCTAGACTTGATCAAAAAGGTATAATTTGTGGTATCACCACCATTAATTAGTAATTCAGTTTTGTGCATAATTAATCGGATTCTTAGCAATACTAATTGCAGGTATGTTGTTCGTATGTATAGGTACCCATCTTCCACAGTTTGGATGATCTTATCCTCGACAACATCTGCGACCGTGTAAAGCCCCTCGTTTTCTCCCAAGGAGAAAAGGTCTCTGTGTCTCATTACCACTTCAACGACTATATATGTGCGCGGGCGCGAGCTTATAATTCTTGGACTTGATGTTTGTCTGTTCATGGTGATGCGCAGATTATAAGAGAAGGAGACCCTGTCCAGAGGATCATCTTCATCGTACGCGGCCGCGTCAAGAGCAGCCAGAACCTCAGCAAGGGAATGGTGGCCACCAGCGTGCTGAAGCCCGGCGGATTCCTCGGCGACGAGCTGCTCTCTTGGTGCCTCCGACGCCCCTTCGCCGACCGCCTTCCGGCCTCCTCCGCCACCTTCACCTGCACCAAATCGACCGAAGCCTTCGCCCTCGACGCCACCCACCTCCGCTACATCACCCACCACTTCCGCTACAAGTTCGCCAACGAGCGGCAGAAGCGGACGGCCAGGTATTATTCTTCCAACTGGAGGACCTGGGCGGCGGTGAACATTCAGCTGGCCTGGCGGCGCCACGTGGCCAGCACTACTGGAGGTCCGGTGACTCTTGGAGGAGGAGAGAGTGGCGGTGAGCAGCGGCTCCGGCAATATGCCGCCATATTCATGTCGCTCCGGCCACACGACCACCTGGAATAATAAGGGCTGCTTCTAGCttcttttagtatttttttttttttttttccatttggCTCCAATATTGATGCGACTCATCGATCAAGTGTGAAATAGAAGATTAAGCCATCGTCATCATCACCATCCTTGTACAATATAGTATTAGTTTATGATCTGCAGAAGCCAAATTAGATTCCTTTCAGAGATCAAGAAACTAGAAGACAAGATCATTAACTGTGGGCCTGTGGCTAATCTTTGGATTATTTAACGTAAGAAAATGATGTTATATGTTTAGAGATGACATTGGCACACTGCCATGGAGTTATTGGAGCAGCCTCTGCCTCCCCACGTTGTGTTCTTCCCCAGTCCCGGGGTAGGCCATTTGGCTCCCTTTTTTCGGCTTGCAGCCATTCTTGAATCGCACAACTTCAGGGTCAGCCTCATCACCACACAGCCAGCAGCAGCCTGCAGTGCCCAACTTTCTAGCTTCTTTTCCACCCATCCAAACATCATTTGCCTCCACTTCCCTCTTGCTCACCAAAACAATTGCGCCTCCTCCACTCGCGATCCTTTCATCGCTCAAGTCAAAGCGATTAATCGCTCGGTTCAGCTTCTTCCGCCTCTGTTATCTTCTTTACCTCATCCAGTCTCAGCCATCTTTTCCGACTTCGTTGCAGCACCCAGCCTTGCTGAAATCACAGCCAAACTTGGGATTCCAGGCTACATCGTCTCCAACACCTCTGCCCTGTGTTTCTCCACCATAGCCCACCTTCCTGCACTATTATCCGGCTCCCCTGCAAAATTCAAGGATGGTTTTGAAGAGCTCCATGTACCTGGTTTACCCCCACTTCCAAAATCAATCATCCCACCTTCGTGGCTCAATGATTCGCCATCCAATCCTCTACTAACAGAGTACTTAGTACCCTCAGCCCAGGCCCTCCCGAAACTGCAAGGTATCTTGTTGAACTCCTTCGACTGGTTCGAACAAGACGCAATTGCTGCCCTCTTGGATGGCAAGGTGTCAAGTGATCTACCACCTGTGTACCCAATTGGTCCTTTAGAACCTCACaagcttgagaaagaagaacAAGCTCTTGAGTGGCTGGATGAGCAAGCTCCAGGGTCCATAGTATATGTGGACTTCGGAAGCTGGGATTCCTTTTCCAAGGATCAAATAAGAGAAATAGGCAGGGGATTGGAGAGAAGTGGATTCCCATTTCTGTGGGTATTAGGAGGCAAGGAGCTGGTTTTGGTGGGTGATTCTGAATCCAATTGCGATTCCTTCAAGGAGAAGGGGATGGGGATGGTAGTGGAAGGAAGAGTGAAGCGGGATGCAGTTCTGGCACACCCTGCCATTGGGGTGTTCATGAGCCAATGCGAGTGGTGGTCGGTGGTGGCGGCCGCCAGGGAAGGGGTGGCGGTCCTGGCATGGCCGCCTCAGCATGGGGACCAGAAGATGAATACAGAGGTGGTGGAGAAAGCAGGGCTTGGGAAATGGGTGAAAGAATGGGGTTGGGGAGGGCAGAGGGCGGTGAAAGGTGAAGAGATTGAGGAGGGGATAAGGGAGTTGATGAATTGGAGGGAGAAGGCGAAGAGAGTTGGGGAAG from Diospyros lotus cultivar Yz01 chromosome 4, ASM1463336v1, whole genome shotgun sequence includes the following:
- the LOC127800521 gene encoding UDP-glycosyltransferase 708G1-like; this encodes MELLEQPLPPHVVFFPSPGVGHLAPFFRLAAILESHNFRVSLITTQPAAACSAQLSSFFSTHPNIICLHFPLAHQNNCASSTRDPFIAQVKAINRSVQLLPPLLSSLPHPVSAIFSDFVAAPSLAEITAKLGIPGYIVSNTSALCFSTIAHLPALLSGSPAKFKDGFEELHVPGLPPLPKSIIPPSWLNDSPSNPLLTEYLVPSAQALPKLQGILLNSFDWFEQDAIAALLDGKVSSDLPPVYPIGPLEPHKLEKEEQALEWLDEQAPGSIVYVDFGSWDSFSKDQIREIGRGLERSGFPFLWVLGGKELVLVGDSESNCDSFKEKGMGMVVEGRVKRDAVLAHPAIGVFMSQCEWWSVVAAAREGVAVLAWPPQHGDQKMNTEVVEKAGLGKWVKEWGWGGQRAVKGEEIEEGIRELMNWREKAKRVGEEAKKALEIGGSSENALTRLVTRLKDERLDWGWDSILGT